The genome window CTGCACGACGCCGAGCACATCGTCGGCTACACGACCTACGTCGACCTGCTGCCCGACGACATCACCGACGGGGCCGAGGACATCTACGACACGCCGATGTGCGGGGAGGTCTCGCGGACGGAGGAGGCAATCGACCGCGCGCTCGCGGGCAATAGCGTGGCCATCATCGGCAGCGGCGACCCGAACGTCTACGCGCTGGCGGGCCTCGCCCTGGAGATAATCGAATCGAAGGGCGCAACGGCGACGATGCTCGACTTCGACGTGGTCCCGGGCGTCCCCGCGGCCCAGTCCTGTGCGGCCCGCGTGGGCGCGCCGCTGGTCAACGATACCGTCTCCATCTCGCTGTCGGACCACCTCACCGACATGCCGACCATCGAGTCGCGCCTGCACGCCGCCGCCAAGGAGGGCTTTACCATCACTATCTACAACCCCTGGAGCCGCAAGCGCCGGGACAACTACGAGAAGTGCTGTGAAATCCTGCTGGAGCACCGCGACCCCGAGACCCCCGTCGGCGTCGTCCACGCTGCCGGCCGCGAGGACGAGCAGGTCGAAATCGTCGAACTCGGCGACCTGCCGGACCTGGGCGAGACGGATCTCGTGGACATGACCACCACCCTGCTGGTGGGCAACGAGGACACCTACGTCTGGGACGACCGGATGGTGACGCCGCGGGGCTACGAGACCAAGTACGACTACTAATGTACCGCATCACCATCGACCGCGAGGCCTGTGACGGCGTGTTCGCCTGTCTCGTCCGCGACGACCGCTTCGTCGAAGATAGCGCGGAGCGGCGCTCCGCGGCCCATTCGAGCGGGCAAGGCCCGCGAGAAGATAGCGCGGGGCTGGCGGCCATCGAGACGGACGACCGGACGGCCATCCAGGCCACCTTCGACGACGACCGGCGGGACGACGCCGAGCAGGCCGCCGCGGCCTGTCCGCTGGACGCGATTGCCGTCGAAACGGTGTCGGACGAGGACGACGCGGTCCCTGCGGGGGAGGCGGAGCCGTGAGCGTCGAGACCGGCGCGCCGGCCGACATGCTCGCGGCCCACCCCGAGACGGCGTACTTCTGGGGGCGGGTTGCCGCCGACGGCGACTGCGCGGACAGCTGTGTCACGGTCCGGACCAACGACGAGACGGCCGCTCGGCGGCTCGCGTCCGTCGCCGGCGCGGAGCGGGCCGACCGCCGCATCGTCGAGCGGGCCTACGCCCACGACACCTCCATCACCCGTCAGGAGGAGGAGTTCACCGTCCAGGTCGTCGGCGGCCTCGCCGACCGCGCGAGCGCGGCGCTGGGACTGCCCTTCGACGGCGATTCCGGCGGCTACCGCTTCGACGCGCTCGCGGACTACGACCGCCAGCTCCTCCGTGGTCTGCTGGAGGGCTGTGGCACCGTGTGTTTCAAGTCCGACGACGAGGCCGTGGGCATCTCGTTCGTCCACGGCGACGAGCGCCTGCTCCGGACGATACAGTCGCTGCTCGACCGCTGTCCGGTCGACGCGCCCTACGACGACCTCTCGGAGGCCTCGTCGGGCTACTGGTTCGGCGTCGACGACGACGTGGCACCTGCCCTCGGCGACTGGCTCTACGAGGGCAGCGAGGAGACGGGGCTGTTCGCGCCCAGTCGGCGGCGCAAGCTCCGGAAGAGCATCGAACGAGTCCGATGAGCGAAGCCATCACCGCGCCGGAGACGCTGGACGACGAGGCGGTCCTGCTCGTCGGCCACGGCTCCCGGCGCGAGAAGTCCAACGAACAGGTCCGCGACCTCGCGGTCGAACTGGAAGGGCGGCTCGGCATTCCGGTCGACGCGGCCTTCCTCGAACTCGCGGAGCCAGCCATCGACGAGGCCATCGCGGGGCTGGCCGCGGCCGTCTCGCAGGTGTCGGTGGTCCACCTCTCGCTGTTTGCCGCCAGCCACGTCAAAAACGACGTCCCCCTGGCCGTCGAGCAGGCCCGCGAGGCCCACCCCGAACTGACCATCAACAACGGCGCACACCTGGGCGTCCACCCGGCCATCCTCGACCTGCTGGACGACCGCGCGGCGAGCGTGGAGGCCGACCTGGGCGTCGACCGCGAGGACGACGACGTGGCCGTCGTGGTCTGTGCCCGCGGCTCCAGCGACCCCGACGCCAACGCCGACGTGCACAAGCTCGCCCGCCTGCTGTACGAGGGCCGCGAGTTCTCGCGGGTCGAGGCGTCGTTCATCGGCGTCACCGAGCCGCTCCTGGACGAGACGCTGCACGACATCGCCAAGACCCGGCCCGACGCCGTCGTCGTCGTCCCGTACATGCTCGGCGACGGCGTGTTGACCGGCCGCATCAAGGACGGTACGCGCGAGTTCGACGAGGAGTACCCCTACGTCGACGCCGCGCCCGGCGAGCCGCTGGGGACCGACTCGCGCCTGCTCGACGTGCTCGGCGACCGCTGGCAGGAGGCCCGCACGGGGAGCGTCGAGATGTCCTGTGACACCTGCAAGTACAAGGTCGAACTCGACGGCTACGAGGAAGACCAGGGCGGCGCGCGGGCGATGCTCCGGGCGCTGACCCACCAGGCCGAACACGCCGACCGCGAGGACGTCGACGACGCCCCGCACGTCCACGACGCCCCCGAGAAACACGTCGCCGTCTGCACGAACCAGACCTGCGCGGGCGAGGGCTCGCCCGCGGTCCTCGAACGATTGCGGCAGGCCGCCCGCGACAGCGACCAGTGCGACGCCCGCATCACGCGGTCGTCGTGTCTCGGCCGCTGCGGCGAGGGACCCATGGTCGCCGTCTACCCCGACGGCGTCTGGTACGGTGGCGTCGAGGCGGCGGACGCCGCCGACATCGTCTCATCCCACCTGGACCGCGACCGCATCGTGAGCGAACTCGTCGACCAGACGCTCTGAAACCACACCCGATTCAATACACACATGAGCTGCTACGAACTCGAGGCCCTCCGACTCGGCCTCATGACCGTTCTCGGTACCGAAGACGACCACGCGCGCCAGCACGCCGAAAACGAGCTGGACGGGCATCTCGACGGCCCCATTGAGGCGCTCGCGAATGCGGAGACGCTCGCCGCCATCGAGCGCCACCTCGACGCCGCGCTCGTGGACCTCGAAGAGGAAATCGCCGCGACGGACGCGGACGACCCCGAGTACGACTACCTCCGGGGGCGACTCGTCGCGGTCCGCGACGCCGAGCGGGCGGTGTCGCGGCTCACCACCCAGGGCGAGGACGTCCTCGCCGGCCTCGGCGAGGCCCACGACGTGCTCCACGAGGCGTTCCCCGTCGATGAGTAGCCGGCGCGCACGGACCGCGTCGCTCGGCGAGGTACCACCGGCCCGCTCGCGCCACGGGGGCCGCCGGTCGGCCGTCGCGCTGGCCGACGGGCTCGCGGTCGTCGGGACCGCAGACGGGGACCTCCAGGCGTTCGACACCGCGAGCGACGGCCCGCCGCGTCGCTGCTGGCGATACGAGACCGAGGGCGACCCGAGCGTCGTCGCGGCCGTCCCCTTCGACGGCGGCCTCGTCGTCGGGGAACGAAGCGCCCGCGGCGAAATCCGCTGTCACGACGCCGAGGGCGGCCTGCGCTGGCGATACGAGAGCAGGGCGGACCTGGGCGACCCACAGCAGACGACGCGCTTTCTGTTGCCGTTCGTCGCTTCCCTCGCCACTGACGGCGACCGCTGCTACGCTGCCGCCCGGCGGTACGAACGCCGGACCGACGCGGCCGGCGGCGACGTTCGACACTTCGAGAGCGTCGTCTACGCGTTCGACCCGGACGGCTCGGTTGCGTGGACCTACCGAACCGACGGCTCGCCAATCTCGCTGTCCGCCCGCGACGGCCGCGTCGCCGTCGCGTACAACCGCTGTCCCGGCGACCACCAACATGGGCTGGTCGTCCTCGACGCCGCCGACGGCGACCCGCGCTGGATGTGGGATCCCGGCACCGATGGTCAGCGGCGCGTCGGCGACGTGGCACTGCTCGACGAGGGCGTGGTGCTGTCGAGTCACGGCGACTACTGCGGCTACCGCCTGGGTGAGGGCGGGAGCGAACGCTGGCGCGTCCCGCTCGCGACGCCGACCGACGTGGCCGGCGACACCGTCTACGCGTACCCGAACCACGTCCGCGCGACCGCCGCGGGCGCGGTGTTCGTCACCGGGAACACCTACCCCGAGGACGGCCGCGAGACCGACGCGCGCCACCCGAACGAGCACACCGCGGTCGGCGTCTCGCTCGCCGGCGAGCGGCGCTGGGACGCGCCCGTCGGCGGATTCGCCAGCGGCCTTGGCACTGACGGCTCGCTGCTCGCCGTCCCCGGCGCACAGAACTTCCGCGACCGCGACGCCGACGACCACGCGCTTCGGCTGTTCGATGTCGCAGACGGCCCTGTCGACACGCTGGACACCGACGGCGTCGTGACGGCGGCCGCGGTCGGGGACGGGACCGCCGTCGCCGTTGAGGAACCGGTCGTCTACCACGACGAGGGCCGCGAGCGCGGGGCCTACCGTCTGCATCGGCTGCCGGTGACCGACGGCGTGACTCGACCGAACCGCTGACGCGCCGACGCGCAGTCCCCCAGTGGCGACTCGTTCCGCCGTTCCTCCGCCCGCTCGCGACCCGTCGGTTTGGCACCGATTACTGTGTTATGGACTGTCAAACTAACCGTTCGCTGCCCGTAGCCGCCCGATACGGGAGCGTCGAACATGGCCAATGACACAGACACGGACCACGAGGACACGCCGGCGGACGCGGACGACGCGTCGGCCGACGACGACGAACAGGACGCGAACCCGGTCGCGGCCCTGACCGACGACGCCGACGCGTCGTCCGAAGCTCCGGACGAGGATGGCGACACCGCTTCGCCGGACCGCCCGACCGACCGCGAGCGGGAGTTCGCGAAGATGCAGCGCCGGCTCGACGAGCGCGAGATGGGCCTCGACCAGCGGGGCACGGAACTCGACCGGCGCGAGGAGAAACTGGACGCCCGCAAGGAGGAACTGGACAGGCGCGAGTCCGAACTCGACGAGCGGGAGTTCCGGCTCGACGAACGCGAGGCGGCCCTCGACGACCGGGAGACCGACCTCGACGAGCGCGAGGCCGAACTGACCGAGTACGACGCCCGGTTGTCCGAGCGCGCCGAGGAACTCGACGAGCACGAGGAGACGCTGAACACCTACCTCTCCGGGCAGATGGAAGACGTCGAGGCGTCGGTCACCGAGACGATGCGCGACGCGCTCGACCGGTACGAGGCGACCCGGTCGACCGGTCGGTTCGGCCCGACCGGCACGATGCTCGTCGGGCTGGCCGGCGTGGCGCTCGTCGTCGCCGGCATCGGGTTCGGCGCGCTGGCGTCGGCCGGCATGACGTCGGTCAGCCTCGGCGGGACGACGGCGAACCTCGCCGTCGCGGCCGTCGTCGCCATCGTCGGCCTGGCACTGAACCTCGGGACGGTCGCCGGAAAAATCTGAGCGGCGGCGTCAGTCGGCCGTCGCGGGGTAGTCGAGGTCATCGGTCGCTGTCGTCTCGGCGTCGCCGAGCCACGCGTGGACCCCGGCGATAGTGGCCCACAGGAGTAGCTGCCCGAAGACTACCGTCCAGCGGTACGCGGCGACCAGCGACGCCGGCACGTCGCCGTGGACGGGGTTGGCGGGCGCGAGTGCCACCGGAACCGCGAGCAGGGCAAGCGGGGACGCGGTCGCGGCGAGCCTGACGGCCACGTGCCGGTCCGCGGTCCGCCGTGCTGTGAGGCCGGCGAGCGCCGCGACAAGCGCGCCGAGGACCATCAGCCCGGCGTACCACGCCAGCCGCGCGTCCGTGCCCAGCGCCTGCTCGACGCCCGGCGGCTGGGGCGGCAAGACGAGCCACGGCGCGCCCGAGACGGTGAGAAAGCCCGCCCCGGCGAGCGCCAGCCGCTTCGTCGCACCCGTCCCCGGCAGGGCCGGTTCGAGGAAGAAGTACGCCACGCCGAAGGCGGCGACGCCGAAGAGGACGCCCCAGAGGACGCCGCCGCCGACGCTGGCGACGGTCGTCGTCAGCGCGGAGACCGCGGGCCCGCCGCCGTGGCCGTGCTCGAACGTCTCCAGCCCGGCGGTGAACGCGTTGCCGACGGTCGCGACGAACAGCCCGTAGACGAGCCCGCCCGCGACGCCGGCGACCGCGCCCCGTTCGAGGTAGTCGGTCGCCATCAGTGGCAGGTGATGCCGGCGCTGTGCCGGAAGTTGTGCAGCGAGTCGTGGAGCATCGGGTCCTGGACGAACAGGAGCGTGAAGCCAAGCGCCGCCACCAGCGTGACGCCGATTGCGATTTGGGGCCCGGTCAGGCCCGCTCTGGCGCGGTCGAGTCGGTCGTGCACGCTGTCCGTGGCGCGTGCGGTGTCAGTGTCGTCCTGCATTGAAATCTCAGTTGCTTAAAGAACAAGCAAGATTGTAAAACTTCCGCCTCGCCCGCCCTACTGCTCGCCCGCCACGGCGTCGACGCGCTCGGCGCTCAATGCGTCGAGCGACACCATCTGCGCGTCCGTCTCGCCAGCCACCAAATCGAGCAGGCCGGCGCGGCTCCCGTCGCCCGCGTCGACCACGACGGTCCGGTCGACCGCCTCGCCGAGCGCCCGGGCCGCGGTCCGCGTCGCCTCGACGGGGCTCCCGTCGGCGGCGTTGGCCCGGCCGTCGGTCACCACCACGGCGACGCCGGCGTCCGGGTCGGCGCGGTCGAGCACCTCGTGGGCGGCGGTCAGGCCGGCCGGCAGCGGCGTCCGGTCGCCCGTCGGCAGGTCCTTGAGGTGACGGGCGGCCAGCGAGACGCTGTCGGTCGGCGGCAGGACCACGTCCGCGCCGTCGCCGGCGAACGTCACGACCGCCACCCCGTCGCGGGCCTGATAGGCGTCCTTCAGGAGTTCGAGCACCGTACCCTTCGCCGCGCGCATCGCCGGTTTCATCGACGCGCTGGCGTCGACGGCGAACACGACCAGCGTCTCCGCGTCGCCCGCCCGCACGGACTTCCGGAGGTCCCGGGATTCGACGCGGTCGCTCCCGCGCCCGGCCGCCGCTCGGACCGTCGCTGCGGCGTCCACTTCTTCGTCCCGCCCGGCGCGCTCGGTGCGGACCGTCACGCCGCGGGTCGTGCCCGTCGCGCTCGCGCGGCCGCTCGCCGCGCCGCCGTCCGTGTCGACCGTCGGTGCGTCCACGTCGGGCGCGCCGCTGTCGCCGACTGCGGTTCGGGACTGGCCGGGCAGGAGCGGCGTCGCGTCCTCGGACTGATCGGGCTCGCCCGACTCGCCGTCGCCGGATTCGCTGCCGTCGCCGTCAGCGTACTCGTCGCCAGTATTGCGCTCCTGCCGTTCGCCGTCGCTGTCGGCCGATACGGGCGTCGGCTGCTCACCGCGCTCGTCCGAACCGTCTTCCCCCTCGTCGGATTCCCCGCTGTCGTCCGGCCGTTGTTCCCGTTCGTTGCCTCCCTCGCCGTCGCCTTCGGAACTGCCTCCGGCGTCTGCTGACTCATCACCGGCCGCTCCGTCCTCGTCGCCGTTTACGTCGGTTCCGTCGTCGGGCTCGCCTTCGGAATCGCCGTTCTCGTCGTCGAAGTGGTCGTCCAGCACGTCCTCGACGTCGGGCGCGTCCTCGAAGGGGCGGCTGGTGAGCCGGTGCGGGAGCGCGAATTCGGCGGCGCGTTCTACGTCGGATTCGAGCACGGTCGTCCGGCCGTCGAGGGCGGCGAACGTCCGGGCCGCCCGCGCGGTGGCGATGTCGCCGCGGTGGCCGTCCAGCCCGGCGTCGCGACACAGCTCGGCTATCTCCTCGCGGAACTCGCGGGCGAGGTCGACATCGGGGAGCAGGTCGCGGGCGGTCCGCAGTCGCTCGCCGGGGTCGCGGTCGGGTTCGTTCTCGTCTCCATCCTCGTCGCCGTCCCCGAGCGCCCGGTCGATGATGGCGACGCGGTCGTCGAGGGCCTCGCACGCGCTGACCGACGTCTGGAGGGCGAAGCGGTCCCGTAACTGGGGCCGCAGGTCGCCCTCCTCGGGGTTCATCGTGCCGACGAGCGTGAAGTTGGCGGGGTGGGTGACGGTGACGCCGTCGCGCTCGACGCGGTTCACCCCGCTCGCGGCGGCGTCGAGCAGTACGTCCACGAGGTGGTCGTCGAGGAGATTCACCTCGTCGACGTAGAGGAGGCCGCGGTTCGCGCGGGCCAGCAGACCGGGATCGAACTCGTGGTCGCCGTCCAGCGCGTCGGCCACGGAGAGCGTGCCGACGACGCGGTCCCGCGTCGCGCCGAGCGGGAGCGTCACCAGCGGGACCGCCCGCGTCTCGACGGGCGGGTCCGTCCGCGCTCGACAGTCCTCGCACTGGGCCGCGGGGCGGTCGGGCGGACAGCCGTAGGGGCAGTCCGCGACCGCGCGCTGCTCGGGCAACAGGTCGGCGAGTGCGCGCACCGCCGTCGACTTCGCCGTGCCCTTCTCGCCGCGGACCAGCAGGCCGTCCAGGTCCTCGTCCGTCGCGACCGCGAGCAGGCCCTCTTTCAGGTCGCGCTGGCCGACGACGCCCGCGAACGTCGGCCCCTGCGAAGCTTTTTTGCCCGCGCCGAATACAACCATACTTGTATTAGTGAAAACGGAGATTTAATAACGTTATGCCACAGCTTGGACTCTACACCGCGACGGAGAACGAACTCGGGGCCGTCCAGCGGGCCGCTGGCGAGGTTGACGCGGACCTCGTCGTGCGCTCGGAGAGCGACCTCGACGACGAACCGGCGGTCGAGGCGTTCGTCGACGAACTGACCGACGCCGACGCCGTGATCCTCTGGCTCCACGGAGCCGAGGACAGCATGCCCGGCTACGAGCGGGCCGTCGAGCGCCTGCGCGAGGCCGGCGTCCCGCTGGTCGTGAAAGCCACCGGCGACGCCTTCGCCGTCGAGGACACGTCGGTCCCCGACGAGCACCGCGAGACGGTCTACGAGTACCTGGAGAAGGGCGGCGCGAGCAACGTCGCCAACTGCGCCCGCTACCTCGTCGCGAAGTACGGCGACGCCGCCCCCTCGTACGACGGCCCGGTGACGCTCCCGACGGAGGGCGTCTACCACCCCGACCACCCCGGGGCGAGTATCGAGGACCTGCGGGCGACGTTCGACCCGGCGAAACCGACGGTCGCCGTTTGGTTCTACGAGTCCCACTGGACCCACGAGAACACGCGCTACGTCGACGCGCAGGTCCGAGCCATCGAGGCCCAGGGCGCGAACGCGCTCCCGATATTCTGCGAACCGGCGACCGACGCCGAGGGCCAGTGGAACGCCGAGCGGGTCACCGAGGAGTGGTTGCTGGACGCTGATGGCAATCCACTGGTCGACGCCGTCTGCTCGTCGTTCATGTTCTCGCTGTCGATGGACGAGCGCGGCCGGAGCGCCGACGACGAGGGCGACGGCGCGGCGGACGTGTTCCTCGACCGACTCGGCGTCCCCGTGATTCAGACGGTGACCACGATGCGCTCGCGCTCCCGGTACGACGCCAGCGACACGGGCGTGATGGGCTTCGAACTCGCGCTCTCGGTCGCGCTCCCCGAGTTCGACGGCAACGTCATCACCCACCCCATCTCGGGCAAGGAACGCACCGACGACGACGCCGACATCGGGAGCGCCCCGAAGCAGCACTTCCCCATCGAGGACCGCGTCGACCACGTCGCGCGCCTCGCGGTCAACTGGGCGGAACTGCGCCACACCCCCAACCACGAGAAGAACGTGGCCGTCGTCCTCCACAACTACCCGCCGAGCGACGACGGTATCGGGACGGCCTTCGGGCTGGACTCGCCCGAGAGCACGGTGAATCTGCTCGACGAACTGGACGCCCGCGGCTATGAGCTGGGTGATACCACGCCCGAGAGCGGCCAGTCGCTCGTCGAACGACTCACCGCCCAGTTGACGCTCGACGACCGCTGGGTCGCGCCGGAGGACGTGCGCGAGATGAGCGTCGACACCGTCTCGCCGGCCCAGTACGGCGAGTGGTTCGACGCCCTCGACCCGGACTTCCGCGCGAACGTGGTCGAGGAGTGGGGCGACCCGCCCGAGCGCCCGTTCGCAATTCCGGGCGCCGAATTCGGCAACGTCCTCGTCACGGTCCAGCCGCCGCGGGGCTTCGGTATGGACCCCTCGAAGGTGTACCACGACTCGGACCTCCAGCCGCCACACGACTACGTCGCGTTCTACCGCTGGCTCCGCAACGACTACGAGGCCGACGCCGTCGTCCACCTCGGAACCCACGGCAGCCTGGAGTGGCTCCCCGGCAAGACGGTGGGCCTCGACGGCGAGAGCGCGCCCGACCAGCTCATCGACGACATCCCGAACGTCTACCCCTACATCGTCAACAACCCCGGCGAGGGGACGCAGGCGAAACGGCGCTCCTACGCCGCCATCGTGGACTACCTGACGCCGGTGATGGCAAACGCCGGCACCTACGACGACCTCGCCGACCTGGAGGAACTGGCCGACCGCTACCGCGAGGCCGGCATGGAGGACGCCCGCGCCGACGACGGCGAACACCTCGCTGAGCAGATTCGCCAGACGGTCGACGAACTGGACCTCGCCGTCGAACTCGGGATTGCGGGCGAGATTGACGAGAAAGCCGACGTACGTGGCCCGGACGAAGCAGGGTCCACACTTGCGGAGGGAGACGTCGAGGGTGACGACCTCGACATCGACGACCTCGTCGAGCGCGTCCACGAGTACCTCACCGACGTGAAGACGACCCAGATTCGCAAGGGCCTGCACACGATGGGCGAACCGCCGGCCGACGACCGACTGGTCGACTATCTCGTCGCCCTCACGCGGCTCGAAAACCCCGGCGCGCCGTCACTGCGCGAGAGCGTCGCCGGCGTCCTGGGCGTCGACTACGACACACTCCGCAACGCCCCCGGCGAGTACGACGAGGCCCTCGGCATGACCTACGCCGAGGCCGCCGACCGCGTTCACGAGACCAGCAAAGACCTCGTGCGGACGCTCGCCGAGCACGACTTCGACGTGCCCGTGAGCGAACTCGAAGACGGGGACTCGGAGGTGAACATGAACCTCCTCGTCGTCGACATCGACCCCATCGGGGACGCCCGCGCGCGCTCCGGCGCGCACGACGACCTCCGCGAGGTGCTTGCCTACATCTGCGAGGAGGCCGCCCCGCGGGTGGCCGGCGCGGCCGACGAGATTCCCCGGACCGCCGACGCGCTGGCGGGCGAGTACGTCCCGCCCGGCGGCTCCGGCGCGCCGACCCGCGGCGGCGTCGACCTGCTCCCCACGGCCCGGAACTTCTACACGCTGGACCCGCGGAAGGTCCCGGCAAAGACGGCCTGGGACGTGGGCAGCGAGGTCGCCGCCGGCGTGGTCGAGCGCCACGAGAGCGACGAGGGCGGATATCCCGAGGAAATCGGCGTCGTCGTCTGGGGCACGCCGACGGTCCGCACCCGCGGCGAGACCATCGCGCAGGTGCTCGCGCTGATGGGCGTCGAACCGGTCTGGTCCGACGCCGGCCGCGTCGAGGACGTGGAGCCGATTCCCCTGGAGGAACTCGGTCGTCCGCGAATCGACGTGACGACGCGCGTCTCCGGCCTGTTCCGGGACGCCTTCCCCGCGGCGGCGGGCGTGGTCCACGACGCCGTCGACGCCGTCGTCGACCTCGACGAGCCCCACGACATGAACTACGTGAAGAAACACGTCGAGGAGGAGACCGACGACCTCGTGGCCGACGGGATGGACGAGAGCGACGCCCGCACCGCCGCGACGCACCGCGTGTTCACGACGCGCCCCGGCGGCTACGGCGCTGGCACGAACAAGGCCGTCGACGAGGGCAACTGGGACGACCGGTCGGACCTCGCCGACGTGTACGTCCAGTGGGGCGGCTACGCGATGGGCTCGCGCGGCCGCGTCAGCGACGCCCACGACGCCTTCGAGCGCCGCCTGTCCTCCGTCGACGCGACCGTCAAAATCGAGGACACCGCCGAGCAAGACGAGTTCGACTCCTCGGACTGGTACGCCTTCCACGGCGGGTTCATCTCCGCCGTGACCGAGATCGCGGGCGAGGAACCGAACTCCTACGTCGGCGACTCATCGGACCCGGACAACGTCGACGTCTACACCAACGAGGAGAAGGTCCGCAAGGCGATGCGGGCCCGCGTGCTCAACCCCGCGTGGCTCGACTCGATGGAGGAACACGGCTACAAGGGCGCGGGCGACCTCTCGACCACGGTCGACGTGGTGCTCGGCTGGGACGCCACCACCGGCGTCGTCAGCGACGCGCTCTGGAACGACGTGGCCGAGCGTTACGCCTTCGACGCGGACCGCCAGGAGTGGCTCCGCGACGTGAACCCCTGGGCGCTGGACTCCATCACGGACACCCTGCTTGAGGCCATCGACCGCGGCCTCTGGGACGCCGACGACGAGACGCGCGACCGCCTGCGGGACCTGAATCTGGAAGTGGATGGGACCCTTGAGGCCCGCGCCAGTTCCGAGCGGGCTGTCGATTCGACGGAGGTGACTTCCGATGACGACTAACACAGACGGTGAGGCGAACAGCGAGGGCGACTTCGAGGAGTACGCCGACCTCGGCGCGACCACGGAGAACGCGATGGACATCGCCGAGACGTCGATGGACCGCGTCCGCAGGCTCGTCTCCGACGAGACGCTCGCCGACCGCATCCGCCAGAAGTCCGTCCACGCCACCGGCGACCCCGAGTTCCAGCACCTCGTCCGATTCACCGGCGCGGACGAGGACGAGCCGGTCCGCGCGGGGGCGCGCGCCGTCCTCGACGAACGGCCCATCGTCACCGACATCACGATGGTCAAAGCGGGTATCACCGGCCGCGGCCACGACTGTCCGGTGCGGAAGGCCATCGGCAACGGTGCGGAGTTGGCCGCCGAGACCGGGATGACCCGGACCGCCGCGTCGGTGCTCGAACTCGACCGGGAGGGCGTCTACGACGGTGCTATCGCTGTCGTGGGCAACGCGCCGACGGCGGCGCTCGCGCTCGCCGACTGCATCGAGGACGGCACCCGGCCCGCGGTGGTCGTCGCGACGCCGGTCGGCTTCGTGAAGGCCGCAGAGAGCCGGGAGCGACTCCGCGAGGTGGCGGCCGAGCACGGCGTCCCGACCATCACGAACGTCGGCCGCCGCGGCGGGAGCGGGCTGGCCGCCGGGCTGACGAACGAACTGGTGCACGTCGCCAGTGACGTGCGCGAGGGGGTGGTCGATCTATGACCTCCCCCTCGGAGAGAGCGAGCGGGGAGGAACGACCCGCGAGCCGCGAGGGAGTGGTCTCTCTGAATGACTG of Haloarcula sp. DT43 contains these proteins:
- a CDS encoding VWA domain-containing protein codes for the protein MVVFGAGKKASQGPTFAGVVGQRDLKEGLLAVATDEDLDGLLVRGEKGTAKSTAVRALADLLPEQRAVADCPYGCPPDRPAAQCEDCRARTDPPVETRAVPLVTLPLGATRDRVVGTLSVADALDGDHEFDPGLLARANRGLLYVDEVNLLDDHLVDVLLDAAASGVNRVERDGVTVTHPANFTLVGTMNPEEGDLRPQLRDRFALQTSVSACEALDDRVAIIDRALGDGDEDGDENEPDRDPGERLRTARDLLPDVDLAREFREEIAELCRDAGLDGHRGDIATARAARTFAALDGRTTVLESDVERAAEFALPHRLTSRPFEDAPDVEDVLDDHFDDENGDSEGEPDDGTDVNGDEDGAAGDESADAGGSSEGDGEGGNEREQRPDDSGESDEGEDGSDERGEQPTPVSADSDGERQERNTGDEYADGDGSESGDGESGEPDQSEDATPLLPGQSRTAVGDSGAPDVDAPTVDTDGGAASGRASATGTTRGVTVRTERAGRDEEVDAAATVRAAAGRGSDRVESRDLRKSVRAGDAETLVVFAVDASASMKPAMRAAKGTVLELLKDAYQARDGVAVVTFAGDGADVVLPPTDSVSLAARHLKDLPTGDRTPLPAGLTAAHEVLDRADPDAGVAVVVTDGRANAADGSPVEATRTAARALGEAVDRTVVVDAGDGSRAGLLDLVAGETDAQMVSLDALSAERVDAVAGEQ
- the cobN gene encoding cobaltochelatase subunit CobN, with the protein product MPQLGLYTATENELGAVQRAAGEVDADLVVRSESDLDDEPAVEAFVDELTDADAVILWLHGAEDSMPGYERAVERLREAGVPLVVKATGDAFAVEDTSVPDEHRETVYEYLEKGGASNVANCARYLVAKYGDAAPSYDGPVTLPTEGVYHPDHPGASIEDLRATFDPAKPTVAVWFYESHWTHENTRYVDAQVRAIEAQGANALPIFCEPATDAEGQWNAERVTEEWLLDADGNPLVDAVCSSFMFSLSMDERGRSADDEGDGAADVFLDRLGVPVIQTVTTMRSRSRYDASDTGVMGFELALSVALPEFDGNVITHPISGKERTDDDADIGSAPKQHFPIEDRVDHVARLAVNWAELRHTPNHEKNVAVVLHNYPPSDDGIGTAFGLDSPESTVNLLDELDARGYELGDTTPESGQSLVERLTAQLTLDDRWVAPEDVREMSVDTVSPAQYGEWFDALDPDFRANVVEEWGDPPERPFAIPGAEFGNVLVTVQPPRGFGMDPSKVYHDSDLQPPHDYVAFYRWLRNDYEADAVVHLGTHGSLEWLPGKTVGLDGESAPDQLIDDIPNVYPYIVNNPGEGTQAKRRSYAAIVDYLTPVMANAGTYDDLADLEELADRYREAGMEDARADDGEHLAEQIRQTVDELDLAVELGIAGEIDEKADVRGPDEAGSTLAEGDVEGDDLDIDDLVERVHEYLTDVKTTQIRKGLHTMGEPPADDRLVDYLVALTRLENPGAPSLRESVAGVLGVDYDTLRNAPGEYDEALGMTYAEAADRVHETSKDLVRTLAEHDFDVPVSELEDGDSEVNMNLLVVDIDPIGDARARSGAHDDLREVLAYICEEAAPRVAGAADEIPRTADALAGEYVPPGGSGAPTRGGVDLLPTARNFYTLDPRKVPAKTAWDVGSEVAAGVVERHESDEGGYPEEIGVVVWGTPTVRTRGETIAQVLALMGVEPVWSDAGRVEDVEPIPLEELGRPRIDVTTRVSGLFRDAFPAAAGVVHDAVDAVVDLDEPHDMNYVKKHVEEETDDLVADGMDESDARTAATHRVFTTRPGGYGAGTNKAVDEGNWDDRSDLADVYVQWGGYAMGSRGRVSDAHDAFERRLSSVDATVKIEDTAEQDEFDSSDWYAFHGGFISAVTEIAGEEPNSYVGDSSDPDNVDVYTNEEKVRKAMRARVLNPAWLDSMEEHGYKGAGDLSTTVDVVLGWDATTGVVSDALWNDVAERYAFDADRQEWLRDVNPWALDSITDTLLEAIDRGLWDADDETRDRLRDLNLEVDGTLEARASSERAVDSTEVTSDDD
- a CDS encoding precorrin-8X methylmutase, producing the protein MTTNTDGEANSEGDFEEYADLGATTENAMDIAETSMDRVRRLVSDETLADRIRQKSVHATGDPEFQHLVRFTGADEDEPVRAGARAVLDERPIVTDITMVKAGITGRGHDCPVRKAIGNGAELAAETGMTRTAASVLELDREGVYDGAIAVVGNAPTAALALADCIEDGTRPAVVVATPVGFVKAAESRERLREVAAEHGVPTITNVGRRGGSGLAAGLTNELVHVASDVREGVVDL